One region of Jatrophihabitans cynanchi genomic DNA includes:
- a CDS encoding putative Ig domain-containing protein, with protein sequence MAARLSLRSLLARRRRASDEDGFVLLESIVAISIITIIMSALGVMFLGTMASANQQRAKQGAIQVADSTLETLRGLHPSSLISGRDQSSVSAQFGAATTLVAPWLATMDQAYDTAAAAGSGATAKVPTSPTTVKPNTISYAVNQYLGSCYLNTDVTNSNCVPKAQAPAGAAEFVRAVIAVSWTGAHCNLASCSYVTATLLSPMSDPVFKLNQPLPAAPVLASSTTLSYAVGDDVLADPSAQLTVASGGVPQFFWAITSGALPTGVTMSTLGQLSGSPDLSTANKTFTMTVKITDAFLRSDTGTLVIKVLPPLVATCPANQSAFYNESVGTVSATATGGTGTGYTWSDPGTSLPPGLSISSAGAITGKPTTVGTYPVTVKVADSSGTRTKTCSFQWTVNYRPLGVTNPGPQVSTVGAAPSPAVQLLASGGSGQYTWTATGLPAGLSLTSGGLITGAATTVGTTSVTATVTDTKAGFTQQLTFAWTVAAKPTVKAIADQTSTQTGTVTVPVTTTCDNTPCTYTLNNAPAGLTATASAIGGTITGAAGSYSSVTLTVKDADGVSVTSPPFSWTVNPAPSITDPGDQEVAPNGTVGLTLSTAGGTGGLTLTASGLPTWLSMDATGKFTGTAPATRGAAGTVIVKATDSLGVSASISIKWYVDDLKWTTIPDQSTQHSTSRTTRSGSLSLSGYVLGGSGTKSYALVSPPAWMSLSGSTISVTAPTSTTSKTITVKVGDGTGYSVTTSFTWTIT encoded by the coding sequence ATGGCCGCCCGGCTCTCGCTCCGCAGCCTCCTCGCCCGACGCCGCCGCGCGTCGGACGAGGACGGCTTCGTGCTGCTCGAGTCGATCGTGGCCATCAGCATCATCACCATCATCATGAGCGCCCTCGGTGTGATGTTCCTGGGCACGATGGCGTCGGCCAACCAGCAGCGCGCCAAGCAGGGCGCCATCCAGGTGGCCGACTCCACGCTGGAAACGCTGCGCGGCCTGCACCCGTCCAGCCTGATATCCGGACGTGACCAGTCGAGCGTCAGCGCGCAGTTCGGCGCCGCCACCACGCTGGTCGCACCGTGGCTCGCGACCATGGACCAGGCCTACGACACGGCAGCCGCTGCCGGCAGTGGCGCGACTGCAAAGGTGCCCACCAGCCCGACCACAGTGAAGCCCAACACGATCAGCTACGCCGTCAACCAGTACCTCGGCTCGTGCTACCTGAACACCGACGTCACGAACAGCAACTGCGTCCCCAAGGCACAGGCACCGGCCGGCGCGGCAGAGTTCGTGCGCGCGGTCATCGCGGTGTCCTGGACCGGTGCGCACTGCAACCTGGCCAGCTGCAGCTACGTCACCGCCACCTTGCTGAGCCCGATGAGTGACCCGGTGTTCAAGCTGAACCAGCCGCTGCCGGCAGCTCCGGTCCTTGCCAGCAGCACCACGCTCAGCTACGCCGTGGGCGACGACGTCCTGGCAGATCCCTCCGCCCAGCTCACGGTCGCGAGCGGCGGCGTCCCTCAGTTCTTCTGGGCGATCACGTCCGGTGCACTACCCACCGGCGTGACCATGAGCACGCTCGGCCAGCTCTCCGGCTCGCCGGATCTGAGCACGGCGAACAAGACGTTCACGATGACCGTCAAGATCACCGACGCGTTCCTGCGTTCGGACACCGGCACGCTCGTCATCAAGGTGCTTCCGCCGCTGGTGGCCACCTGCCCGGCGAACCAGTCGGCCTTCTACAACGAGTCGGTCGGCACCGTCTCGGCCACCGCCACCGGAGGCACCGGCACCGGGTACACGTGGAGCGACCCGGGCACGAGCCTGCCGCCCGGCCTGAGCATCTCCTCGGCCGGCGCGATCACCGGCAAGCCGACGACCGTGGGCACCTACCCCGTCACCGTCAAGGTCGCCGACTCGAGCGGCACCCGCACCAAGACCTGCTCGTTCCAGTGGACGGTCAACTACCGCCCGCTCGGCGTCACCAACCCGGGTCCACAGGTCAGCACCGTGGGCGCTGCGCCAAGTCCCGCCGTGCAACTGCTAGCCAGCGGCGGATCCGGCCAGTACACCTGGACGGCCACCGGGCTGCCCGCCGGACTGAGCCTGACGAGCGGCGGGCTGATCACCGGTGCCGCGACCACGGTGGGCACCACGTCGGTCACCGCCACCGTCACGGACACCAAGGCGGGCTTCACCCAGCAGCTGACCTTCGCCTGGACGGTGGCCGCCAAGCCGACCGTCAAGGCGATCGCCGACCAGACCTCGACGCAGACCGGCACCGTCACCGTGCCCGTGACCACCACATGCGACAACACCCCGTGCACCTACACGTTGAACAACGCGCCCGCCGGTTTGACCGCGACCGCCTCCGCGATCGGCGGCACGATCACCGGCGCTGCCGGCAGCTACTCCAGCGTCACCCTCACCGTGAAGGACGCGGACGGCGTGAGCGTGACCTCCCCGCCGTTCAGCTGGACGGTCAACCCCGCGCCGTCGATCACCGACCCCGGTGACCAGGAGGTGGCGCCGAACGGCACGGTCGGCCTGACCCTGTCGACAGCCGGCGGAACCGGTGGGCTGACCCTCACCGCGTCCGGACTGCCCACCTGGCTGTCGATGGACGCTACCGGGAAGTTCACCGGCACCGCCCCCGCCACCCGGGGCGCTGCCGGCACGGTGATCGTGAAGGCCACCGACTCGCTCGGGGTCAGCGCCAGCATCTCGATCAAGTGGTACGTCGACGACCTGAAATGGACGACCATTCCGGACCAGAGCACCCAGCACAGCACGAGCAGGACGACCAGGAGCGGCTCGCTCAGCCTGTCCGGTTATGTCCTCGGCGGCTCGGGCACCAAGTCGTACGCCCTGGTCAGCCCGCCGGCCTGGATGTCCTTGAGCGGATCGACGATCTCCGTCACCGCACCGACGTCAACGACGTCCAAGACCATCACCGTGAAAGTCGGTGACGGCACCGGCTACTCGGTGACGACCAGCTTCACCTGGACGATCACATGA
- a CDS encoding PulJ/GspJ family protein — MTGLRRRLAEDERGTTMMEMVVGMTILAIFMSMFTTAIFMMTRTANKVQSVTGTASQVNQAFLKLDKLVRYSSAVSTPGTGTSGDKYVELRFTNTGSESCTQLRFDGPTQQLQQRSWTVNSSGNASTASAWLPMASSIATGSFTQPADPAALYQQLTVSVSATTGSTQPSTTTSAMTFTALNSNLSQTGSVCGQQGRP; from the coding sequence ATGACCGGGCTGCGCCGCCGGCTGGCGGAGGACGAGCGCGGCACGACCATGATGGAGATGGTCGTGGGCATGACGATCCTGGCGATCTTCATGTCCATGTTCACCACCGCGATCTTCATGATGACGCGCACCGCGAACAAGGTGCAGTCGGTGACCGGCACCGCGAGCCAGGTCAACCAGGCCTTCCTCAAGCTGGACAAGCTGGTGCGCTACTCCTCCGCGGTCAGCACGCCAGGCACCGGGACGTCCGGCGACAAGTACGTCGAACTGCGTTTCACCAACACCGGCAGCGAGAGCTGCACCCAGCTGCGCTTCGACGGTCCCACGCAGCAGCTGCAACAGCGCAGCTGGACGGTGAACTCCAGCGGCAACGCCTCGACCGCCTCGGCGTGGCTGCCGATGGCCAGCAGCATCGCCACCGGTTCCTTCACCCAGCCGGCAGATCCTGCCGCGCTCTATCAGCAGCTGACCGTGAGCGTCAGCGCCACGACCGGATCGACGCAGCCCAGCACCACGACGAGCGCGATGACCTTCACCGCACTCAACAGCAACCTCAGCCAGACCGGCTCGGTCTGCGGGCAGCAGGGGCGGCCATGA